From the genome of Vicia villosa cultivar HV-30 ecotype Madison, WI linkage group LG2, Vvil1.0, whole genome shotgun sequence, one region includes:
- the LOC131646690 gene encoding NDR1/HIN1-like protein 12, with amino-acid sequence MPSPQNIHQQDPHEQPPHHDQAPHQPHHQPHHKKPKRRIVTHQNGNTNFFIWLAAILCTIIAIGVVIGGVVVFVGYIVIHPRVPTISIATAHLDLFRNDYAGLLQTQISISVMAQNGNFKAHATFSNIKFKLSYQGQGIAYMVADTFDVPKNNSRFLDYVVQSSSIPLTPDQVEEVDDSWKRNIVGFDLKGDARTQWRIGPFGSFKFGCKLECLLRFHPLNGSYIPSRCTSQSK; translated from the coding sequence ATGCCTTCCCCCCAAAACATTCACCAACAAGACCCTCATGAACAACCTCCTCATCATGATCAAGCTCCTCATCAACCTCATCATCAACCTCATCATAAAAAACCCAAAAGAAGAATAGTAACACACCAAAATGGAAACACAAATTTCTTCATTTGGCTAGCCGCAATACTATGCACAATAATAGCCATAGGAGTTGTAATTGGAGGAGTTGTAGTGTTTGTTGGTTACATAGTTATTCATCCAAGGGTCCCAACAATAAGCATAGCAACTGCTCATTTAGATCTTTTCAGAAATGACTATGCTGGTCTTCTACAAACACAAATAAGCATAAGTGTGATGGCTCAAAATGGCAACTTTAAGGCACATGCAACATTTTCAAACATAAAATTCAAACTTAGCTATCAAGGACAAGGTATAGCATACATGGTCGCCGACACTTTCGATGTTCCTAAGAATAATTCAAGGTTTTTGGATTATGTTGTTCAATCTTCGTCTATTCCTTTGACTCCTGATCAGGTGGAAGAGGTTGATGACTCATGGAAGAGAAATATTGTTGGGTTTGATTTGAAAGGTGATGCTAGAACTCAATGGAGAATTGGACCTTTTGGTTCTTTTAAATTTGGGTGTAAACTTGAGTGTCTTCTTAGATTTCATCCTTTGAATGGTAGTTATATTCCTTCACGTTGCACTTCTCAAtccaaatga